GGGCCTGCGGCTGTGCATCGAGCCATCCGCCCGGATCCTTGAAGACGACGATGTCGCCGCGCTCGTAGCCGGTCCATCGGGGCGTCAGTTCGTCGACGAGGATGCGGTCGTCGACGAGGAGCGTGCGCTCCATGGACGCCGAGGGGATGTAGAACGACCGCACGATGAACGTCTTGACGATGAACGAGACGAGCGCCGCGATCACGATGATGACGAGGACGTCCCGCAGGAAGATGAAAAACCCTCGACGCCGCTTGGTCGGAGGCGTGGGCGCGGCGGCGGAGTCAGTCGTCATCAAGGTTCCTTCACAGTCTCGCACCGCTCGGAGACGGCACTAACAAGGGTCGCACACCCCGGGGAGAACACAGCACCCCGGGACATCGTGTCCCGGGGTGCTGTGGAGAACCTGCGCGTCAGTTGAAGCGCTTCTCCTTGATCTTCGCCTTCTTGCCGCGCAGCTGGCGGAGGTAGTAGAGCTTCGCGCGACGCACGTCGCCGCGGGTGACGACCTCGATGTGGTCGATCACCGGCGAGTGCACCGGGAAGGTGCGCTCGACGCCCACCTGGAAGCTGATCTTGCGAACGGTGAAGGTCTCGCGCACACCATCGCCCTGGCGGCCGATGACGACGCCCTTGAAGACCTGGATACGGGAGCGGCTGCCCTCGGTGATGTTGACGTGCACGTTGACCGTGTCACCGGGGTGGAAGACGGGAACGTCCGAGCGCAGGGATGCTGCGTCGACGGCGTCGAGGATCTGCATGATCGTCTCTCTCTGCACTCGCCTCAGGTCGGATGCATGATTTCAGGAAGGAACAAGATGGAGGTGTGTGCTGAACGGCGCCGAAGCGTCCGCGGGTTCCCCTGAGGCAGAACCGGTCACGGCACAAACACCCATTCTGCCACGGATGATCCGCCGCGCCAAAACGGAGCGGTGCCTCGTGCTCAGTCGCGTGCGTCGCTCTCGCGGACGACGATCACCTCGTGCGCGCGGGTTGGCACCGACGGCTCGTCGACACCGGGGACCGTCGACCAGGAGATGGTCTCGCGCAGCCGCGCTCCACTGCCCTTCGCTTCGCTCCACAGCTGCCAGAGCTGGAGCCACACCAGGCCGATCCCGACGACGACAGCGGCGGCGAGCAGCCAGCCGAAAGCCCCGTCGAGGAAGAAGCCGACCGCGATGGTCAGGCCGTGCCAGAGCGCGAAACCGCCGACATCCCACCAGGAGACCGCGCGTTCGGCGCGCACCGAGGGGCGCGAACGGGTCAGCAGCGTGAGAAGCAGCTGCCCCACGAAGACCGAGGGGATGGCGATGAACAGCACCCAGAGGATGGCCCAGCCGCCCTGGAAGACGCCCCAGCCGATCAGCAGCCACAGTGGCAGCAGGAACGCAGCGGGGATCAACCACCGGAAGAAGGCCTGACGCAACCACATGTGACGATCGTACGACTCGGCGATGCGACAGGTCAGAGTGTTCGCTGTGAGCACTTCGCCGCTTGCGCCGATGCCGAGCGGACGCCGAGCCGCTGCGGCATCGGGGAGAATGGAGGGGACGAGAGGACACCCCGATGATCGAACTGCGCACCCCTGCCGAGATCGACGAGATGCGCGCCGCCGGTCGCTTCGTGGCCGAGACGCTGGCGACCCTGCGAGATGAGACGAAGGTCGGCACGAATCTGCTGTCGATCGATCGCCGCGCGCACGACATGATCCGCAAGGCCGGTGCGGAGTCCTGCTACATCGACTACCACCCCTCCTTCGGAGCCAGTCCGTTCGGGAAGGTCATCTGCACCTCGATCAATGACGCGGTCCTGCACGGTCTCCCCCACGACTACACCCTGCGTGACGGCGATCTGGTATCGCTCGATTTCGCCGTCTCGGTCGACGGCTGGGTGGCCGACTCCGCAGTCTCTTTCGTCGTCGGCGCGCCGCGCGACGAGGACCTCCGGCTCATCGAGACGACCGAGCGCGCACTCGACGCCGCCATCGCCGCTGCGACCGTCGGCAACCGGATCGGTGACATCTCCGCCGCGATCGCCGCCGTCTCGCACGGCGAGGGGTATTCGATCAACACCGACTTCGGCGGGCACGGCGTCGGACGCATCATGCACGGCGACCCGCACGTGCCGAACGACGGCCGCGCCGGTCGCGGATTCCCCCTTCGGGAGGGCCTCGTCTTCGCCCTCGAACCCTGGCTGCTGCAGACGACCGACGAGCTCGTCACGGATCCGGACGGATGGACGCTGCGCAGCGTCGACGGTTCACGCGGCGCTCACTCCGAGCACACCGTGGCCGTCACGGCCGACGGACCGATCATCCTGACCGACCGTTCGTTCCTCGGCGTCCACTGACGCAGAGCCATCGTCCCGCGGCGGCCGTCACCCCGACGGCGTCGCCCGTTCCCAAGAAGCGACGGGCCCTTCGAGGACGCGGAAGAGCGGATGCGGGTCCGGCACCGTCACGGTCGCCCAGAGCGCGAGCACATCGGGGTTGCGTACGGTCAGCTTCGCCCTGAGATGGCTCCATTCCGCGGCGAGCTGCCCGGTGGTCACCGACAGCATGGCTTCATCACGCGCATCGCGCCTGTCGATGCGCTCCCGGTCGAAGCGGTAGCTGCGCACCTCGGCCTCGACGGCTATCGCGTGCAGGTACGACCCGACGGCCTCCAGAGGGTCAGGGGCCGATCGGAATCGTTGAAGCTGCGGATGGTTCATGTATCCCGTGGTGCGCCCGGCCAGCACCGCCTGCGCCAGCAGCGTCTCGCGCCAGCAGGCCACGAGCCCCTGACGGTCCAGGTAGCGCGGATGCAAGGACCAGATCCTCATGTGCGCCGGTAGACGAACACGTCGGTCACGATCGGCAGGTCGAACGCCTCACGTCCCTGCGTCTCCGGGTCCGAGTCGAGCACGGCTTCGATCGCCGCGAGCATCGCGTTCCGCTCGTCGTGGCCTGCGACGAGGAACGTGCTCACCGTCATCCAGCGCTTCAGGTAGTCGACTCGTCGGATCCTCTCGGTCCATCGCAGCTGGGTCGCGCCGACATGGTCGAAACCAGGGAGCTCGTCCGCAGCACTCGTCGTGGTGCCATCCGACTCCCCCACCGCCGGGTGAGCGATCCGATGCGCCGCCCTGTCCCATCTGCTGGTCGGATCGGAGTGGTTCCAGAGCAGGCCCAGCACACCTCCCGGCTTCAACACCCGCGCGATCTCTGCACAGGCCGCCGCCCGGTCGAACCAATGGAACGCCTGTGCCACCGAGACGACGTCCACTGCGGCGTCGGCGATCGGAATGCTCTCCGCGGTTCCGAGGAGAGTCTCGACCCGCGGCAGCTTCGTCCGGAGGATGCCGAGCATCGCCTCGGACGGCTCGACGGCGATCACGTGCGCCGCGCGATCGGTCAGCAGCTCGGTGAACTTGCCCGTACCGGCGCCGAGGTCGAGGATCGCGTCGACGTTCCCCGGGGCGAGCAGCTCGGCCGCGGCCGGGGGAAACCCCGGTCTATAGCGGTCGTAGTCCGCGCCGATCTGTTCGAACGACTTCGCCAGCACCTCGTCCACCATGCTCAGACGCTATCAGCCGTACGAGGTTCCCCCGGGGCGGGTGCGGCTCCGCTGTGCCATCCTGGGGGCATGATCCCGCAGGACCGTCACGTACCGGAGCGTCTGCTGCTGGTCCGACACGGCCAGACACAGTGGGAGAGAGAGCACCGCCTGCACGGTCAGTTGGATTCCGCCCTCACCGAGGACGGAATCAGGCAGGCGAACGTCATCGCGCGACGACTCCACGGTCGCGGAATCATGACAGTCTGCTCGAGCCCGCTCGGACGCGCGATGAGCACGGCCCGCATCATCGCCGACCTGCTCGGTGCGGAGCTCATCGAGGTGCCGGAACTCGCCGACGTCCATCACGGCGACCTCGCAGGGCTGACGTGGGACGAGGTCGACCAGCGGTTCCCCGCCGCTCGGGAAGAGAGGGCGGCCAATCGGTACGGGTGGGCGTTCCCTGGGGGCGAGAGCTACGCTCAGGCCAGGGCCCGTGCACGCCGAGCCCTCTCAGCCTGCG
This genomic interval from Microbacterium hydrocarbonoxydans contains the following:
- a CDS encoding histidine phosphatase family protein; the encoded protein is MIPQDRHVPERLLLVRHGQTQWEREHRLHGQLDSALTEDGIRQANVIARRLHGRGIMTVCSSPLGRAMSTARIIADLLGAELIEVPELADVHHGDLAGLTWDEVDQRFPAAREERAANRYGWAFPGGESYAQARARARRALSACGWAATGTPVIVTHEMIGRMVRAELRGLDIGSALGLRHPHDVVFDIDHGVETIL
- a CDS encoding pyrimidine dimer DNA glycosylase/endonuclease V codes for the protein MRIWSLHPRYLDRQGLVACWRETLLAQAVLAGRTTGYMNHPQLQRFRSAPDPLEAVGSYLHAIAVEAEVRSYRFDRERIDRRDARDEAMLSVTTGQLAAEWSHLRAKLTVRNPDVLALWATVTVPDPHPLFRVLEGPVASWERATPSG
- the map gene encoding type I methionyl aminopeptidase, which gives rise to MIELRTPAEIDEMRAAGRFVAETLATLRDETKVGTNLLSIDRRAHDMIRKAGAESCYIDYHPSFGASPFGKVICTSINDAVLHGLPHDYTLRDGDLVSLDFAVSVDGWVADSAVSFVVGAPRDEDLRLIETTERALDAAIAAATVGNRIGDISAAIAAVSHGEGYSINTDFGGHGVGRIMHGDPHVPNDGRAGRGFPLREGLVFALEPWLLQTTDELVTDPDGWTLRSVDGSRGAHSEHTVAVTADGPIILTDRSFLGVH
- the rplS gene encoding 50S ribosomal protein L19; this encodes MQILDAVDAASLRSDVPVFHPGDTVNVHVNITEGSRSRIQVFKGVVIGRQGDGVRETFTVRKISFQVGVERTFPVHSPVIDHIEVVTRGDVRRAKLYYLRQLRGKKAKIKEKRFN
- a CDS encoding class I SAM-dependent methyltransferase, whose product is MVDEVLAKSFEQIGADYDRYRPGFPPAAAELLAPGNVDAILDLGAGTGKFTELLTDRAAHVIAVEPSEAMLGILRTKLPRVETLLGTAESIPIADAAVDVVSVAQAFHWFDRAAACAEIARVLKPGGVLGLLWNHSDPTSRWDRAAHRIAHPAVGESDGTTTSAADELPGFDHVGATQLRWTERIRRVDYLKRWMTVSTFLVAGHDERNAMLAAIEAVLDSDPETQGREAFDLPIVTDVFVYRRT